From Salmo salar chromosome ssa04, Ssal_v3.1, whole genome shotgun sequence, one genomic window encodes:
- the LOC106603585 gene encoding RNA-binding motif protein, X-linked 2 isoform X1: protein MNPLTKVKLINELNEREASLGVKENVSWHSEYKDSAWIFIGGFPYELTEGDIVCVFSQYGEMANINLVRDKKTGKSKGFCFICYEDQRSTILAVDNLNGIKIKGRTIRVDHVLNYRPPKDNEDMDDITKRLREEGCAPKLPDPSSSESEEEQYALPAKKPKKDKKEKKKKKKEKKALKEDRKQRERLAQTHSVSPPGPALAVRVKQEEEDLGYDKYSQRGAPEEWLGAREERPGPGAEPQNPRDTHRQVDRGFRNRHGEREGERERPREDEKWRDGGLQLESKRTGREERENQDRDRERDRTREGERERDNERNRARDWDREKDRKRERERDRSSKHKEHSRERDQRRK, encoded by the exons ATGAA TCCCCTGACCAAGGTGAAGCTGATCAATGAGCTGAATGAGAGAGAGGCCTCATTGGGGGTGAAGGAAAATGTGTCATGGCACTCTGAGTATAAGGACAGCGCCTGGATTTTCATCG GTGGGTTTCCATATGAGCTGACAGAAGGTGACATCGTCTGTGTCTTCTCTCA GTATGGAGAGATGGCCAACATCAACCTAGTGCGTGATAAAAAGACGGGTAAATCCAAAGGCTTCTGCTTCATCTGCTACGAGGACCAGAGGAGCACCATCCTGGCTGTGGATAACTTAAACGGGATCAAG ATAAAGGGGCGGACCATCCGAGTGGACCATGTGCTGAACTACCGCCCTCCCAAAGACAATGAGGACATGGATGATATCACTAAGCGACTGAGGGAGGAGGGCTGTGCCCCCAAACTACCTGACCCTTCATCCTCCGAGTCCGAAGAAGAGCAGTACGCCTTACCTGCGAAGAAGCCCAAGAAAG acaagaaagagaagaagaagaagaaaaaggagaAGAAGGCTCTGAAGGAGGATAGGAAGCAGAGGGAGAGGCTAGCCCAgactcactctgtctctccccctgggCCTGCCCTGGCAGTGAGGGtgaagcaggaggaggaggacctgggCTATGACAAGTACAGCCAGCGGGGGGCGCCAGAGGAGTGGCTGGGGGCCAGGGAAGAGAGACCAGGGCCTGGGGCAGAGCCACAGAACCcacgagacacacacaggcaggtgGACAGAGGGTTCCGAAATCGCcatggggagagggaaggagagagagagaggcccagggAGGATGAgaagtggagagatggaggattgCAGTTGGAGAGCAAGAGGacaggcagggaggagagagagaaccaagacagggatagagagagagacagaactagggagggagaaagagagagggacaatgagAGGAACAGAGCAAGGGACTGGGACAGGGagaaagacaggaagagagagagggaaagagacaggtcAAGTAAGCACAAAGAACACAGTCGGGAGAGAGACCAAAGGAGAAAGTAA
- the LOC106603585 gene encoding RNA-binding motif protein, X-linked 2 isoform X2, translating into MNPLTKVKLINELNEREASLGVKENVSWHSEYKDSAWIFIGGFPYELTEGDIVCVFSQYGEMANINLVRDKKTGKSKGFCFICYEDQRSTILAVDNLNGIKIKGRTIRVDHVLNYRPPKDNEDMDDITKRLREEGCAPKLPDPSSSESEEEQYALPAKKPKKGGLPSARHS; encoded by the exons ATGAA TCCCCTGACCAAGGTGAAGCTGATCAATGAGCTGAATGAGAGAGAGGCCTCATTGGGGGTGAAGGAAAATGTGTCATGGCACTCTGAGTATAAGGACAGCGCCTGGATTTTCATCG GTGGGTTTCCATATGAGCTGACAGAAGGTGACATCGTCTGTGTCTTCTCTCA GTATGGAGAGATGGCCAACATCAACCTAGTGCGTGATAAAAAGACGGGTAAATCCAAAGGCTTCTGCTTCATCTGCTACGAGGACCAGAGGAGCACCATCCTGGCTGTGGATAACTTAAACGGGATCAAG ATAAAGGGGCGGACCATCCGAGTGGACCATGTGCTGAACTACCGCCCTCCCAAAGACAATGAGGACATGGATGATATCACTAAGCGACTGAGGGAGGAGGGCTGTGCCCCCAAACTACCTGACCCTTCATCCTCCGAGTCCGAAGAAGAGCAGTACGCCTTACCTGCGAAGAAGCCCAAGAAAG gtggtctgccatctgcccggcacagttga
- the gpr119 gene encoding glucose-dependent insulinotropic receptor, translating to MLVDIIYLFLGDPPVSDIQDLDLVKDSMAACNKTGWMGESGANLTAMMPGVRPILTPVVYTFMTPEMMGWVLSVASLLIISTNLLVVAALFQLMRRKGSQSWCFVLNLALADILVGLAITGIVTDVFQNYNTVNNGTIPITQPLLLMHSTQKTKCLLRMAFIISPSTASILSMFLISLDRYVAIKLPLRYSQLTGRWTVTGALVALWMVSLTVGFLPGGTTNLNYLISEGTHVPNNRVTFKFREISMAWQLQQGDFESSSLCTFFSVIRPKGIIVVFCAVFFPVLSVFTYFYLDILKIACGHQRQIRQARQAGSRLPQRSRYWGHVKALRTVALLVGCFTLCWCPFFVVCAVQVLCEDCELYKVLENDLWLLGLSNSLINPLVYACWQREVRLQIGALFCCVKDRVRNTAVLEASERCQTELRIPTHTVIYVDDAMSLDPTFPTVTSEEGHTVPFSASTPL from the exons ATGTTGGTGGATATAATTTATTTGTTTTTGGGGGATCCTCCCGTCTCAGATATACAAGACTTAGATCTTGTAAAGGACTCAATGGCAGCTTGCAATAAGACAGGCTGGATGGGAGAGTCGGGTGCCAACCTCACTGCCATGATGCCAGGTGTGAGACCCATACTAACCCCTGTTGTATACACTTTCATGACACCAGAAATGATGGGATGGGTCCTGAGTGTGgcctctctcctcatcatctccACCAACCTACTGGTGGTGGCTGCTCTCTTTCAGTTGATGCGCAGGAAGGGCAGTCAGAGCTGGTGCTTCGTGCTCAACCTGGCCCTGGCAGATATCCTGGTGGGCCTGGCTATCACTGGCATTGTCACAGACGTGTTTCAAAATTACAATACCGTGAACAATGGAACTATTCCAATTACTCAACCGCTACTCCTGATGCACTCCACACAGAAGACCAAGTGTTTACTCCGCATGGCCTTCATCATCTCCCCCTCAACGGCGTCCATCTTGTCCATGTTTCTGATCTCTCTGGACCGCTACGTGGCCATCAAGCTGCCGCTGCGCTACTCCCAGCTCACTGGGAGGTGGACCGTGACTGGGGCCCTGGTAGCACTCTGGATGGTATCCCTCACTGTTGGCTTCCTACCAGGTGGAACAACTAACCTCAATTATCTTATTTCAGAGGGGACACATGTCCCTAACAACAGGGTTACATTTAAATTCAGGGAGATAA GCATGGCATGGCAGCTCCAGCAGGGAGACTTTGAAAGCAGCAGCCTTTGCACCTTCTTCTCTGTCATCCGTCCCAAGGGCATCATTGTGGTGTTCTGTGCCGTCTTCTTCCCCGTCCTCTCTGTCTTCACCTACTTCTACCTGGACATTCTGAAGATAGCTTGCGGCCATCAGAGGCAGATCCGCCAGGCCCGTCAGGCCGGCTCCAGGCTGCCCCAGCGCAGCCGCTACTGGGGCCACGTCAAGGCCCTGAGGACCGTGGCTCTGCTGGTGGGCTGTTTCACCCTCTGCTGGTGCCCATTTTTTGTGGTGTGTGCAGTGCAGGTGCTGTGTGAGGACTGTGAGCTGTACAAGGTGCTGGAGAATGACCTGTGGCTGCTGGGGCTGTCCAACTCCCTCATCAACCCTCTGGTGTACGCCTGCTGGCAGAGGGAGGTGCGGCTGCAGATCGGGGCCCTTTTCTGCTGCGTTAAGGACAGGGTCAGGAACACAGCCGTGTTAGAGGCTAGTGAGAGATGTCAGACAGAGCTGCGTATACCCACTCATACTGTTATATATGTGGATGATGCCATGAGCCTGGACCCCACCTTTCCCACGGTCACCAGTGAAGAGGGCCACACTGTACCGTTTTCTGCCTCAACCCCCTTGTGA